The Streptomyces albofaciens JCM 4342 genome has a segment encoding these proteins:
- a CDS encoding DUF1918 domain-containing protein has translation MHASKGDRLVVHGRAVGNSDRVVEIVEVLGRDGNPPYRVRAENGHETIMTPGPDSVVDHRRDSDRS, from the coding sequence ATGCACGCCAGTAAGGGTGACCGCCTGGTGGTCCACGGGCGGGCCGTCGGGAACAGCGACCGCGTGGTGGAGATCGTCGAGGTGCTGGGGAGGGACGGCAATCCGCCGTACCGGGTCCGGGCGGAGAATGGGCACGAGACGATCATGACGCCCGGTCCGGACAGCGTCGTGGACCACCGCCGGGACAGCGACCGCTCCTGA
- a CDS encoding DUF2079 domain-containing protein, with translation MITEPIVIPERTGHQHRYSGLLGLRGKLRTRLPASCGPTLLCFAVTCALGLQIWHTVGVGGFDLGIFDQGVRSYARFELPRSAIKNVHHEFPPLVSLLGDHFSPVLALPAPLYWVWDDPRTLIIAQSALFAAGTPVVRRIALRCFTHAVPAARDRVAFLAAFSYAVGWPLLSAARNGFHEVAFAVPLTLLMLERGLARRYGAVCVCAALLCLTKEDLGLVVGMYGAVLLWRNRRGGGGRARLTGAALLVLGPAMVAMTVGVLIPAMGGPRQYYWSYGQLGADFAGLAQRAVTDPGAFLAVAFGTPVKAGLILWLVATLLFLPLGAATSLCALPLIAERVLSDNPNHWSVIHHYDAFAWPVLLTAAVETAARVHRAARGKGRALRRRVAVGGVCAVALSAVVACCFGLVALVTPHRWVPSARGQNLAEAADRVPDGATVEADNNVAVRLTARTRTMILDAVPRGADYVVLQSAETTFPFTAPAQLKQRQELLLAHGYRRIWARGEAVLLCRVDRSAVVPGTRVLGPDSTPVKDAPDASLGRNLFTG, from the coding sequence GTGATCACCGAGCCGATCGTCATTCCGGAAAGAACCGGCCACCAGCACAGGTATTCCGGTCTTCTCGGCCTGCGCGGGAAACTCCGCACCCGTCTCCCCGCGTCCTGTGGGCCGACCCTGCTGTGTTTCGCCGTCACCTGTGCGCTGGGCCTTCAGATATGGCACACGGTGGGCGTGGGCGGATTCGATCTCGGCATCTTCGACCAGGGCGTGCGCTCGTACGCCCGGTTCGAGCTGCCGCGCTCCGCAATCAAGAACGTGCACCACGAGTTCCCGCCGCTGGTCTCCCTTCTCGGCGACCATTTCTCGCCGGTCCTCGCGCTGCCGGCCCCGCTGTACTGGGTGTGGGACGACCCGCGGACGCTGATAATCGCCCAGTCCGCGCTGTTCGCCGCCGGAACACCCGTGGTCCGCCGTATCGCCCTGCGCTGTTTCACTCATGCGGTACCGGCGGCGCGCGATCGGGTGGCCTTTCTGGCCGCCTTTTCCTATGCGGTCGGATGGCCGCTGCTGTCGGCGGCCCGTAACGGATTCCACGAGGTCGCCTTCGCGGTTCCGCTCACGCTCCTCATGCTGGAGCGCGGCCTCGCCCGGCGCTACGGCGCGGTGTGCGTCTGCGCCGCCCTCCTGTGCTTGACGAAGGAGGACCTCGGCCTCGTCGTCGGTATGTACGGCGCCGTCCTGCTGTGGCGCAACCGGCGCGGTGGCGGGGGCCGCGCCCGGCTGACGGGCGCGGCTCTCCTGGTGCTCGGGCCGGCCATGGTGGCCATGACGGTGGGCGTGCTGATACCGGCGATGGGCGGGCCCCGGCAGTATTACTGGAGTTACGGTCAACTCGGCGCCGACTTCGCCGGACTGGCGCAGCGCGCCGTCACCGACCCGGGCGCCTTCCTCGCCGTCGCATTCGGCACTCCGGTGAAAGCCGGGCTGATCCTCTGGCTGGTGGCCACGCTGCTGTTCCTGCCACTCGGCGCGGCCACCTCGCTGTGCGCTCTCCCGCTGATCGCCGAACGCGTTCTGTCGGACAACCCCAACCACTGGTCGGTGATCCACCATTACGACGCTTTCGCCTGGCCGGTCCTGCTGACGGCGGCGGTGGAGACCGCCGCGCGCGTTCACCGCGCGGCGCGGGGGAAAGGACGGGCGCTTCGGCGGCGGGTGGCTGTGGGCGGGGTGTGCGCGGTGGCGCTCAGCGCGGTGGTCGCCTGCTGTTTCGGCCTCGTCGCGCTGGTGACCCCGCATCGTTGGGTGCCCTCCGCGCGCGGCCAGAATCTGGCCGAGGCCGCCGACCGGGTACCGGACGGCGCGACGGTGGAGGCGGACAACAATGTCGCCGTACGGCTGACGGCGCGTACTCGTACGATGATTCTCGACGCGGTGCCGCGCGGCGCCGACTACGTCGTCCTGCAAAGCGCGGAGACCACTTTCCCGTTCACCGCGCCCGCGCAGCTGAAGCAGCGTCAGGAACTGCTTCTGGCGCACGGTTATCGCCGTATCTGGGCCAGGGGCGAGGCGGTGCTCCTGTGTCGGGTGGACAGGTCGGCCGTGGTTCCCGGCACGCGCGTACTCGGGCCGGACAGCACGCCGGTGAAAGACGCGCCCGACGCGTCGCTGGGCAGGAACCTGTTCACCGGCTGA
- a CDS encoding GNAT family N-acetyltransferase — protein MITWRRLAEDDFPLLRCWLEQPHVARWWNHETSPEAVARDFGPAARGEEPSEDLLVLLDGRPLGLVQRSRFADYPDYRAELTALTEVPAEAMTLDYLIGDPDRVGRGIGPRMIRAVVRATWHDHPLAPAVLIPVPAANRASWRALEKAGLRRVAEGELEPDSPTAGRAHYVYRAERPG, from the coding sequence ATGATCACCTGGCGTCGGCTCGCCGAAGACGACTTCCCGCTGCTGCGGTGCTGGCTGGAGCAGCCGCACGTGGCGCGCTGGTGGAACCACGAGACGTCGCCGGAGGCGGTGGCACGCGACTTCGGCCCGGCCGCCAGGGGCGAGGAGCCGTCGGAGGACCTGCTCGTCCTTCTCGACGGCCGGCCCCTCGGTCTCGTCCAGCGCTCCCGGTTCGCCGACTACCCCGACTACCGGGCCGAGTTGACCGCCCTGACCGAGGTGCCCGCGGAGGCGATGACGCTCGACTACCTCATCGGCGATCCGGACCGGGTGGGGCGGGGAATCGGTCCGCGCATGATCCGGGCGGTCGTACGGGCGACGTGGCACGACCACCCGCTCGCCCCGGCCGTCCTGATCCCCGTACCGGCCGCCAACCGGGCATCGTGGCGCGCCCTGGAGAAGGCCGGTCTGCGCCGCGTCGCGGAAGGCGAACTCGAACCGGACAGCCCCACGGCCGGCCGCGCCCACTACGTCTACCGCGCGGAACGGCCGGGGTGA
- a CDS encoding DMT family transporter, translating to MSAVLAALFALLTAAANATGTVLQRIAARKVPPGDAFSVRLVRHLLRSPAWLGGIAVIVGAAACQALALTLGSLSLVQPILVLELPFTLLIACAVARRRLPAIGWAASVMVAAGLGLGLAAAAPSGGSTEVSAGKWVLTLVASVGAMAACVLAALPRPRGKARAALFSSASAIGYALTATLMKAATDTFDRHGPGAFFTSWQTYAFVAAGACALFLLANAMESGPLVASQPALTLGEALVSLALGIAVYGEGVRAGWWLVPEAVGAVMITWGIVVLPRADTEDAEGEEPSAT from the coding sequence GTGTCAGCCGTGCTCGCCGCGCTGTTCGCCCTGCTGACGGCCGCGGCCAACGCCACGGGCACCGTGCTGCAACGGATCGCGGCGCGCAAGGTGCCGCCCGGCGACGCGTTCAGCGTCCGGCTGGTCCGGCACCTGCTGCGCAGCCCGGCATGGCTGGGCGGCATCGCCGTCATCGTCGGCGCCGCGGCGTGCCAGGCGCTCGCCCTGACCCTGGGCTCGCTGTCCCTGGTGCAGCCCATCCTCGTCCTGGAACTGCCGTTCACGCTGCTCATCGCCTGCGCGGTGGCGCGGCGCCGGCTGCCCGCGATCGGCTGGGCGGCATCGGTCATGGTGGCCGCCGGGCTCGGTCTGGGGCTGGCCGCCGCCGCGCCGTCCGGCGGCAGCACCGAGGTCTCCGCCGGGAAGTGGGTCCTCACCCTGGTGGCCTCGGTGGGCGCCATGGCCGCGTGCGTACTGGCCGCTTTACCCCGGCCACGGGGCAAGGCGCGCGCCGCGCTCTTCAGCTCCGCCTCCGCGATCGGCTACGCGCTGACCGCGACGCTGATGAAGGCCGCGACCGACACCTTCGACCGGCACGGGCCGGGCGCGTTCTTCACCAGCTGGCAGACGTACGCCTTCGTCGCGGCGGGCGCGTGCGCGCTGTTCCTGCTGGCCAACGCCATGGAGTCGGGCCCGCTGGTGGCCTCCCAGCCCGCCCTCACCCTCGGCGAGGCGCTGGTCAGCCTGGCTCTCGGCATCGCGGTGTACGGGGAGGGGGTGCGTGCGGGATGGTGGCTGGTGCCCGAGGCGGTCGGGGCGGTCATGATCACCTGGGGCATCGTCGTACTGCCACGGGCCGATACGGAGGACGCGGAGGGGGAGGAGCCGTCCGCGACCTGA
- a CDS encoding PLP-dependent aminotransferase family protein, with the protein MAQWTSAVGASQLARLLRSQDSRDTVTPAGRRIPAYRGLADGVRLLVLEGRVPVAARLPAERELAAALSVSRTTVAAAYEALRAEGFLESRRGSGSWTAVPAGNPLPTRGLEPLPPEAAGSMIDLGCAALPAPEPWLTRSVQGAMESLPLYAHTHGDYPAGLPALRQALADRYTARGIPTMPEQIMVTTGAMGAVAAICRLLTRPGERVAVDSPSYANILQLMRDAGARLVPVALADRLAGWDIPAWRQVMRDAAPRMAYVVADFHNPTGTLATEDQRRRLVDAARAAGTVLVADETMAELRLDDVELPRSVCAFDPAGSAVITVGSVSKAFWAGMRIGWVRAAPDIIRSLVAARAFADLGSPVIEQLAIVSLLEGDGWQQAVEIRRAQARENRDAIVAAVRRHLPDWEFSVPPGGLTLWARTGGLSGSRIAEAGERLGVRVPSGPRFGVDGAFEGFVRLPFTVNGAVAEEAASRLAVAARHVALGAAAGEAEMPQSFVA; encoded by the coding sequence ATGGCGCAGTGGACTTCGGCGGTAGGCGCGTCGCAACTCGCCCGGCTGCTCCGGTCGCAGGACTCCCGCGACACCGTGACCCCGGCCGGCCGGCGGATCCCCGCCTACCGCGGCCTCGCGGACGGCGTACGCCTGCTCGTCCTGGAGGGCCGTGTGCCGGTCGCCGCCCGTCTGCCCGCGGAACGCGAGCTGGCCGCCGCGCTCTCCGTGAGCCGTACCACCGTCGCCGCGGCGTACGAGGCGCTGCGCGCCGAAGGCTTCCTGGAATCCCGCCGCGGCTCGGGCAGCTGGACCGCCGTACCCGCCGGGAACCCGCTGCCCACCCGCGGCCTGGAACCGCTGCCGCCGGAGGCCGCCGGCTCCATGATCGACCTCGGCTGCGCCGCCCTCCCGGCGCCCGAACCCTGGCTGACCCGCAGCGTGCAGGGCGCCATGGAGAGCCTTCCGCTGTACGCCCACACCCACGGCGACTACCCGGCCGGGCTGCCCGCCCTCCGCCAGGCGCTCGCCGACCGCTACACGGCGCGCGGCATCCCGACCATGCCCGAGCAGATCATGGTCACCACCGGGGCCATGGGCGCGGTCGCCGCCATCTGCCGCCTGCTCACCCGGCCCGGCGAACGGGTCGCCGTCGACTCCCCGTCGTACGCCAACATCCTCCAGCTGATGCGCGACGCCGGCGCCCGGCTGGTGCCCGTCGCCCTCGCCGACCGGCTCGCGGGCTGGGACATCCCCGCCTGGCGGCAGGTCATGCGGGACGCGGCGCCCCGCATGGCGTACGTCGTCGCCGACTTCCACAACCCGACCGGCACCCTCGCCACCGAGGACCAGCGGCGCCGCCTGGTGGACGCCGCCCGCGCGGCCGGTACGGTCCTGGTCGCCGACGAGACCATGGCCGAACTGCGCCTGGACGACGTCGAACTGCCCCGCTCCGTCTGCGCCTTCGACCCGGCGGGCAGCGCCGTCATCACGGTCGGCTCGGTCAGCAAGGCGTTCTGGGCCGGGATGCGCATCGGCTGGGTACGGGCCGCCCCCGACATCATCCGCAGCCTCGTCGCCGCCCGCGCCTTCGCCGACCTGGGCTCGCCGGTCATCGAACAGCTCGCCATCGTCTCGCTCCTGGAGGGCGACGGCTGGCAGCAGGCGGTGGAGATCCGCCGCGCGCAGGCCCGCGAGAACCGCGACGCGATCGTCGCCGCGGTCCGCCGCCACCTGCCCGACTGGGAGTTCAGCGTGCCGCCCGGCGGCCTCACCCTGTGGGCGCGCACCGGCGGCCTCTCCGGCTCCCGGATCGCGGAGGCGGGGGAGCGGCTGGGTGTACGGGTCCCCTCGGGCCCCCGCTTCGGCGTGGACGGCGCGTTCGAGGGCTTCGTCCGCCTGCCGTTCACGGTCAACGGCGCCGTCGCCGAAGAGGCCGCCTCCCGGCTGGCCGTCGCGGCCCGCCATGTGGCCCTGGGGGCGGCTGCGGGGGAGGCCGAGATGCCGCAGAGCTTTGTGGCTTGA
- a CDS encoding YczE/YyaS/YitT family protein, which yields MFSTRRSGATEDKGGEKGARAGRPGGRRLPRRLVHLYTGLVLYGLSMGLQLRAGLGLEPWSVLNQGISRHTGLSIGTITIVSGALILLLWIPLRQRPGLGTVSNVVILGLVMDATFALTPDISALAFRIPLLVLAILLNGMATGLYISARFGPGPRDGLMTGLHQRTGRPLRLVRTCIEITVLAAGFALGGSVGVGTVLYALAIGPLAQFSLRFFTIDGPGGRIVASSTPAPEPAPLTHG from the coding sequence TTGTTCAGCACGCGACGCTCGGGGGCCACTGAGGACAAGGGCGGGGAGAAGGGCGCCCGAGCGGGTCGGCCGGGCGGACGGCGGCTACCGCGCCGCCTCGTCCACCTCTATACCGGGCTGGTCCTCTACGGCCTCAGCATGGGCCTGCAACTGCGCGCGGGCCTCGGCCTGGAGCCGTGGAGCGTCCTCAACCAAGGGATCTCCCGCCATACGGGCCTGTCGATCGGCACCATCACCATCGTCTCCGGCGCGCTGATCCTGCTCCTGTGGATCCCGCTGCGGCAGCGCCCCGGCCTGGGGACGGTCTCCAACGTCGTGATCCTGGGCCTGGTGATGGACGCGACGTTCGCGCTCACGCCGGACATCTCGGCGCTCGCCTTCCGCATCCCGCTGCTGGTCCTGGCGATCCTGCTGAACGGCATGGCGACCGGGCTGTACATCTCCGCCCGCTTCGGCCCCGGGCCGCGGGACGGGCTGATGACCGGCCTGCACCAGCGCACGGGCCGGCCGCTGCGCCTCGTGCGGACGTGCATCGAGATCACCGTGCTCGCCGCCGGCTTCGCGCTCGGGGGCTCGGTCGGCGTGGGCACCGTGCTGTACGCGCTGGCCATCGGCCCGCTGGCCCAGTTCTCGCTGCGCTTCTTCACCATCGACGGCCCGGGCGGGCGGATCGTGGCGTCGTCCACGCCCGCCCCCGAGCCCGCGCCGCTCACCCACGGCTGA
- a CDS encoding LLM class F420-dependent oxidoreductase: MVKIGVNILNYGADTTPEGIETWVRGAEELGYHLAMISDHVTQPPEVAGVFPAPFYDPFTTLAWLAGRTTTIELGTTVVVLPYRHPLQTARVTANLDRFSGGRLVFGVGVGWSRQEYEALGIDFAARGRITDEYLTCIKEHWTQPVVSFRGEHAAYSDITTGPAPVRRPHPPVWVGGLSDAALRRAGRFGDAWHPYTLGADAIRERLPVLEAAAEAAGRPTPAVTPRIALHLTERPVDPASRLPGHGSVDQVRADLAALAELDVPYVVLDTFLSSYAGPVPPEESPRHDLAQLETAAERIFDLPGETLR; encoded by the coding sequence ATGGTGAAGATCGGGGTCAACATCCTCAACTACGGGGCGGACACCACCCCCGAGGGCATCGAGACGTGGGTGCGCGGCGCCGAGGAACTCGGCTACCACCTGGCGATGATCTCCGACCATGTGACCCAGCCCCCGGAGGTCGCGGGCGTCTTCCCGGCGCCGTTCTACGACCCGTTCACCACGCTGGCCTGGCTCGCCGGGCGGACGACCACCATCGAGCTGGGCACCACGGTGGTGGTGCTCCCGTACCGGCATCCGCTCCAGACCGCCCGCGTGACGGCCAACCTGGACCGGTTCAGCGGCGGCCGGCTCGTGTTCGGGGTCGGCGTCGGCTGGTCGCGGCAGGAGTACGAGGCGCTCGGCATCGACTTCGCCGCCCGCGGGCGGATCACGGACGAGTACCTGACCTGCATCAAGGAGCACTGGACGCAACCGGTCGTGTCCTTCCGCGGCGAGCACGCCGCGTACTCGGACATCACCACCGGGCCCGCCCCGGTGCGCCGTCCGCATCCGCCGGTCTGGGTCGGCGGCCTCAGTGACGCCGCGCTGCGCCGCGCCGGGCGCTTCGGGGACGCCTGGCACCCGTACACACTGGGCGCGGACGCGATCCGCGAGCGGCTGCCGGTCCTGGAGGCCGCGGCCGAGGCGGCCGGCCGCCCGACGCCCGCGGTGACGCCCCGGATCGCGCTGCACCTCACGGAGCGGCCCGTGGACCCGGCCTCCCGCCTGCCGGGGCACGGGTCGGTCGACCAGGTCCGCGCGGACCTGGCGGCGCTGGCGGAGCTGGATGTCCCGTACGTCGTCCTCGACACGTTCCTGTCGAGCTACGCCGGGCCGGTCCCGCCGGAGGAGAGCCCCCGGCACGACCTCGCCCAGCTGGAGACCGCGGCCGAGCGGATCTTCGACCTGCCGGGCGAGACGCTGCGCTGA
- a CDS encoding glycerophosphodiester phosphodiesterase family protein produces MRSQQLTGRGFPVRHPFLDHPTPLAFAHRGGAADGLENTAAAFRNAVALGYRYLETDVHATSDGRLVAFHDATLDRVTDSGGAIGRLPWQAVRRARVAGREPLPLFEELLEEFPQARWNVDIKAEAALRPLLDLLRRTDAWDRVCVGSFSEARVARAQRLAGPRLATSLGTRGVLGLRMRSYGRGVPLDRLLGTAVRRNAVCVQVPERQSGIRVVDPLLIRAAHAWHLQVHVWTVNDPRRMAALLDLGVDGIMTDDVAALRKVLTARDSWPVE; encoded by the coding sequence ATGCGCTCCCAGCAGTTGACCGGCCGCGGCTTCCCCGTACGGCATCCCTTCCTCGACCACCCGACCCCGCTCGCCTTCGCCCACCGGGGCGGCGCGGCGGACGGGCTGGAGAACACCGCCGCCGCCTTCCGTAACGCGGTGGCGCTCGGCTACCGCTACCTGGAGACCGATGTGCACGCCACGTCGGACGGCCGGCTCGTGGCCTTCCACGACGCGACGCTGGACCGGGTCACGGACAGCGGCGGCGCGATCGGCCGCCTCCCCTGGCAGGCGGTCCGCCGGGCACGGGTGGCCGGGCGGGAGCCGCTGCCGCTCTTCGAGGAGCTGCTGGAGGAGTTCCCGCAGGCCCGCTGGAATGTCGACATCAAGGCGGAGGCGGCGCTGCGGCCGCTGCTGGATCTGCTGCGCCGTACGGACGCCTGGGACCGGGTGTGCGTCGGGTCGTTCTCGGAGGCCAGGGTCGCGCGGGCGCAGCGGCTGGCCGGTCCTCGGCTGGCGACCTCGCTCGGGACGCGCGGCGTCCTCGGGCTGCGGATGCGCTCGTACGGCCGGGGTGTGCCCCTGGACCGGCTGCTGGGGACGGCGGTCCGGCGCAACGCGGTCTGTGTGCAGGTGCCGGAGCGGCAGTCCGGGATCCGGGTGGTGGACCCGTTGCTGATCCGGGCCGCGCATGCGTGGCATTTGCAGGTGCATGTGTGGACGGTGAACGATCCGCGGCGGATGGCGGCGCTGCTGGACCTCGGGGTCGACGGGATCATGACCGACGACGTCGCGGCCCTGCGGAAGGTGCTGACCGCCCGGGATTCCTGGCCCGTGGAGTGA
- a CDS encoding RNA polymerase-binding protein RbpA has protein sequence MSERALRGTRLVVTSYETDRGIDLAPRQAVEYACQNGHRFEMPFSVEAEIPSEWECKVCGAQALLVDGDGPEEKKGKPARTHWDMLMERRTREELEEVLAERLAVLRSGTMNIAVHPRDNNNSRKSA, from the coding sequence ATGAGTGAGCGAGCTCTTCGCGGCACGCGACTTGTGGTGACCAGCTACGAGACCGACCGCGGCATCGACCTGGCCCCGCGCCAGGCGGTGGAGTACGCATGCCAGAACGGACATCGATTCGAGATGCCGTTCTCGGTAGAGGCCGAGATTCCGTCGGAGTGGGAGTGCAAGGTATGTGGTGCACAAGCCCTCCTGGTGGATGGCGATGGCCCTGAGGAGAAGAAGGGCAAGCCCGCGCGTACGCACTGGGACATGCTCATGGAGCGGCGCACCCGCGAGGAGCTGGAGGAGGTGCTGGCCGAGCGGCTGGCCGTCCTGCGCTCCGGCACCATGAACATTGCCGTGCACCCGCGCGACAACAACAACAGTCGCAAGTCCGCCTGA
- the fxsA gene encoding FxsA family membrane protein: protein MTFAATPPPRSRPPQRSRARRFVPLGVAAWVVLEIWLLTLVADAAGGLTVLLLLVAGVVAGGYVIKRAGRRAWKNLTESMQPGGPAASGAPEGGPGESKTQGGGNTLPMLGGLLLMFPGLLSDAAGLLCLFPPTRKLLHRRAERLLTRRVRHTPGGLGDAFQQARMHQQDGKIVQGEVIREDEPPSPRRDDPQLPR from the coding sequence ATGACGTTCGCAGCCACGCCGCCGCCCCGGTCCCGCCCGCCCCAGCGCTCGCGCGCCCGCCGGTTCGTCCCCTTGGGCGTCGCCGCCTGGGTGGTGCTGGAGATATGGCTGCTCACCCTTGTCGCCGACGCTGCGGGCGGACTGACGGTACTTCTGCTGCTGGTCGCGGGGGTGGTCGCGGGCGGCTATGTGATCAAGCGGGCCGGCCGCCGGGCCTGGAAGAACCTCACCGAGAGCATGCAGCCGGGCGGCCCGGCGGCCTCCGGGGCGCCCGAAGGCGGCCCGGGGGAGTCGAAGACCCAGGGCGGGGGCAACACGCTGCCCATGCTCGGCGGCCTGCTGCTGATGTTCCCCGGCCTGCTCTCCGACGCCGCCGGGCTGCTCTGCCTCTTCCCGCCCACCCGCAAACTGCTCCACCGCCGTGCTGAGCGCCTGCTGACCCGACGGGTGCGCCACACCCCGGGCGGGCTCGGCGACGCCTTCCAGCAGGCCCGTATGCACCAGCAGGACGGCAAGATCGTCCAGGGCGAGGTGATCCGCGAGGACGAGCCGCCGTCCCCGCGCCGTGACGACCCCCAGCTGCCGCGCTGA
- a CDS encoding VOC family protein, which translates to MSGTGARRPGAHAFRDDREYAYDQGPGQRHDQGFDQGHGREESAMTEAAPKEMVVVLDCADRKVLAEFWSQVLGYRITRTTPPYTALTDPAGRHPELLLQEVPEPKRGKNRMHIDLRVPAMEPELSRVTALGARVLRGPFDDAGCPTTVLADPEGNEFCLIVFDGG; encoded by the coding sequence ATGTCCGGTACGGGTGCCCGACGGCCGGGGGCGCATGCGTTCCGCGACGACCGGGAGTACGCGTACGACCAGGGGCCCGGCCAGCGGCATGACCAGGGGTTCGACCAGGGCCACGGACGGGAGGAGAGCGCGATGACCGAAGCGGCGCCGAAGGAGATGGTCGTGGTGCTGGACTGCGCCGACCGGAAGGTGCTCGCGGAGTTCTGGAGCCAGGTCCTCGGCTACCGGATCACGCGGACGACACCGCCGTACACCGCCCTGACCGACCCGGCCGGACGCCACCCGGAACTCCTGCTCCAGGAGGTGCCCGAGCCCAAGCGGGGCAAGAACCGCATGCACATCGACCTGCGGGTGCCGGCCATGGAGCCCGAGCTGAGCCGGGTGACGGCGCTCGGCGCGCGGGTGCTGCGCGGTCCGTTCGACGACGCGGGCTGCCCGACCACGGTGCTCGCCGATCCCGAGGGCAACGAGTTCTGCCTGATCGTCTTCGACGGTGGCTGA
- a CDS encoding LLM class F420-dependent oxidoreductase yields MVQIGYTMMTEQAGPRDLVDHVVRAEETGFDFSVTSDHYAPWLASQGHAPYAWSVLGAAAQATSRIPLMTYVTCPTVRYHPAVVAQKAATLQLLSEGRFRLGLGAGENLNEHVVGQGWPGKNTRHEMLTEALEIIRALFEGGKVTYHGNHFEVDAAKLWDLPEQAPPIGVAVSGERSCEIAGRLADLVIATEPKGELISSFEKHGGKGKPRVGQLPICYDPDRDAAVKRAHDQFRWFAGGWKVNSELPDPDGFAGATQFVRPEDVAETIPCGDNVDDFVEAVRPYAEAGFQEIAVVQVGGDHQREFFDWAGKKLLPALREL; encoded by the coding sequence ATGGTGCAAATCGGCTACACGATGATGACTGAGCAAGCGGGCCCGCGTGATCTCGTCGACCACGTCGTCCGGGCCGAGGAAACCGGCTTCGACTTCTCGGTGACCTCCGACCACTACGCGCCGTGGCTGGCCTCCCAGGGCCACGCCCCGTACGCCTGGAGCGTGCTGGGCGCCGCGGCGCAGGCGACCTCCCGCATCCCGCTGATGACGTACGTGACCTGCCCGACCGTGCGCTACCACCCGGCGGTCGTCGCGCAGAAGGCCGCCACCCTGCAACTGCTCTCCGAGGGCCGCTTCCGGCTCGGACTGGGCGCGGGCGAGAACCTGAACGAGCACGTCGTCGGGCAGGGCTGGCCGGGCAAGAACACCCGGCACGAGATGCTCACCGAGGCCCTGGAGATCATCCGGGCGCTCTTCGAGGGCGGCAAGGTCACCTACCACGGCAACCACTTCGAGGTGGACGCCGCCAAGCTCTGGGACCTGCCCGAGCAGGCTCCGCCGATCGGCGTGGCCGTCTCGGGTGAGCGGTCCTGCGAGATCGCCGGCCGCCTCGCCGACCTGGTCATCGCGACCGAACCCAAGGGCGAGCTGATCAGCTCCTTCGAGAAGCACGGCGGCAAGGGCAAGCCGCGCGTCGGCCAGCTGCCCATCTGCTACGACCCCGACCGGGACGCCGCCGTCAAGCGCGCCCACGACCAGTTCCGCTGGTTCGCCGGCGGCTGGAAGGTCAACTCCGAGCTGCCGGACCCGGACGGGTTCGCCGGGGCCACCCAGTTCGTACGGCCGGAGGACGTCGCCGAGACGATTCCCTGCGGGGACAACGTGGACGACTTCGTCGAGGCGGTGCGTCCGTACGCCGAGGCCGGCTTCCAGGAGATCGCCGTCGTTCAGGTCGGCGGCGACCACCAGCGGGAATTCTTCGACTGGGCCGGCAAGAAGCTGCTGCCCGCGCTGCGGGAGCTGTAG
- a CDS encoding polyprenol monophosphomannose synthase, with the protein MTDGGQRKYGPLGTTLVIIPTYNEAENIGPIVSRVRSAVPEAHILVADDNSPDGTGKIADELAAADDHVQVLHRKGKEGLGAAYLAGFRWGIEHGFGVLVEMDADGSHRPEELPRLLTALKGADLVLGSRWVPGGRVVNWPKHREYLSRGGSTYCRAMLDVPLRDVTGGYRAFRKETLEGLGLDEVASQGYCFQVDLARRAVEGGFHVVEVPITFVERERGDSKMSKDIVVEALWRVTGWGVGSRVNKLRGR; encoded by the coding sequence GTGACAGACGGCGGTCAGCGGAAGTACGGTCCGCTCGGGACCACCTTGGTGATCATTCCGACGTACAACGAGGCGGAGAACATCGGGCCGATCGTCTCGCGGGTGCGGTCCGCCGTGCCGGAGGCCCACATCCTCGTCGCGGACGACAACAGCCCGGACGGAACGGGCAAGATCGCCGACGAGCTGGCGGCGGCGGACGACCACGTCCAGGTGCTGCACCGCAAGGGCAAGGAAGGGCTCGGCGCCGCCTACCTGGCGGGCTTCCGGTGGGGCATCGAGCACGGCTTCGGCGTCCTGGTGGAGATGGACGCGGACGGCTCGCACCGCCCCGAGGAGCTGCCGCGGCTGCTCACCGCCCTCAAGGGCGCCGACCTCGTGCTCGGCTCCCGCTGGGTCCCCGGCGGCCGGGTGGTCAACTGGCCCAAGCACCGCGAGTACCTCTCGCGCGGCGGCAGCACGTACTGCCGCGCCATGCTGGACGTGCCGCTGCGCGACGTCACCGGCGGCTACCGGGCCTTCCGCAAGGAGACGCTGGAGGGGCTGGGTCTGGACGAGGTCGCCTCGCAGGGCTACTGCTTCCAGGTCGACCTGGCCCGCCGTGCCGTCGAGGGCGGCTTCCACGTGGTCGAGGTCCCGATCACCTTCGTCGAGCGCGAGCGCGGCGACAGCAAGATGAGCAAGGACATCGTCGTCGAGGCCCTGTGGCGGGTCACCGGCTGGGGCGTCGGCTCCCGGGTCAACAAGCTGCGCGGACGCTGA